One window of the Trifolium pratense cultivar HEN17-A07 linkage group LG2, ARS_RC_1.1, whole genome shotgun sequence genome contains the following:
- the LOC123906622 gene encoding sirohydrochlorin ferrochelatase, chloroplastic isoform X2, with product MPVNSVSLCSNLFPSFSASEIRTNQRRVPLKSLNSPSFSSKLRFLRKSTQNSSGVGPDDGVIIVDHGSRRKESNLMLNEFVEMFRHKTGYQIVEPAHMELAEPSIGDAFQSCVQQGARRVIISPFFLSPGRHWSQDIPSLSAEAAKQHPGVSYIVTAPLGLHELLVDVVNDRINYCLKHVAGDADECSVCAGTGKCILHQ from the exons ATGCCTGTGAATTCTGTCTCACTTTGTTCCAATCTCTTCCCAAG TTTTTCTGCAAGTGAAATCAGAACGAATCAAAGACGGGTACCCTTGAAATCATTAAATTCTCCCAGTTTTTCTTCAAAGCTTCGTTTTTTGCGGAAAAGCACTCAAAATTCCTCTGGAGTTGGTCCTGATGATGGAGTCATAATTGTGGATCATGGGTCACGTCGCAAAGAGTCCAATCTAATGCTTA atGAATTTGTGGAGATGTTTAGACACAAAACTGGGTACCAGATTGTGGAGCCTGCTCATATG GAACTAGCAGAGCCATCAATTGGAGATGCTTTTCAATCTTGCGTTCAGCAAGGCGCACGCCGCGTTATTATCAGTCCTTTTTTCCTCTCTCCTGGAAGGCACTGGAGTCAG GATATTCCTTCCTTGAGTGCAGAGGCAGCAAAGCAACACCCTGGCGTGTCATACATTGTTACTGCACCCCTTGGACTCCATGAGCTACTTGTG GATGTTGTGAACGATAGGATCAATTATTGCTTAAAGCATGTAGCTGGAGATGCAGACGAGTGTTCAGTTTGTGCTGGAACTGGAAAATGCATACTCCACCAATGA
- the LOC123906622 gene encoding sirohydrochlorin ferrochelatase, chloroplastic isoform X4, protein MPVNSVSLCSNLFPRTNQRRVPLKSLNSPSFSSKLRFLRKSTQNSSGVGPDDGVIIVDHGSRRKESNLMLNEFVEMFRHKTGYQIVEPAHMELAEPSIGDAFQSCVQQGARRVIISPFFLSPGRHWSQDIPSLSAEAAKQHPGVSYIVTAPLGLHELLVDVVNDRINYCLKHVAGDADECSVCAGTGKCILHQ, encoded by the exons ATGCCTGTGAATTCTGTCTCACTTTGTTCCAATCTCTTCCCAAG AACGAATCAAAGACGGGTACCCTTGAAATCATTAAATTCTCCCAGTTTTTCTTCAAAGCTTCGTTTTTTGCGGAAAAGCACTCAAAATTCCTCTGGAGTTGGTCCTGATGATGGAGTCATAATTGTGGATCATGGGTCACGTCGCAAAGAGTCCAATCTAATGCTTA atGAATTTGTGGAGATGTTTAGACACAAAACTGGGTACCAGATTGTGGAGCCTGCTCATATG GAACTAGCAGAGCCATCAATTGGAGATGCTTTTCAATCTTGCGTTCAGCAAGGCGCACGCCGCGTTATTATCAGTCCTTTTTTCCTCTCTCCTGGAAGGCACTGGAGTCAG GATATTCCTTCCTTGAGTGCAGAGGCAGCAAAGCAACACCCTGGCGTGTCATACATTGTTACTGCACCCCTTGGACTCCATGAGCTACTTGTG GATGTTGTGAACGATAGGATCAATTATTGCTTAAAGCATGTAGCTGGAGATGCAGACGAGTGTTCAGTTTGTGCTGGAACTGGAAAATGCATACTCCACCAATGA
- the LOC123906622 gene encoding sirohydrochlorin ferrochelatase, chloroplastic isoform X3: MPVNSVSLCSNLFPSEIRTNQRRVPLKSLNSPSFSSKLRFLRKSTQNSSGVGPDDGVIIVDHGSRRKESNLMLNEFVEMFRHKTGYQIVEPAHMELAEPSIGDAFQSCVQQGARRVIISPFFLSPGRHWSQDIPSLSAEAAKQHPGVSYIVTAPLGLHELLVDVVNDRINYCLKHVAGDADECSVCAGTGKCILHQ; the protein is encoded by the exons ATGCCTGTGAATTCTGTCTCACTTTGTTCCAATCTCTTCCCAAG TGAAATCAGAACGAATCAAAGACGGGTACCCTTGAAATCATTAAATTCTCCCAGTTTTTCTTCAAAGCTTCGTTTTTTGCGGAAAAGCACTCAAAATTCCTCTGGAGTTGGTCCTGATGATGGAGTCATAATTGTGGATCATGGGTCACGTCGCAAAGAGTCCAATCTAATGCTTA atGAATTTGTGGAGATGTTTAGACACAAAACTGGGTACCAGATTGTGGAGCCTGCTCATATG GAACTAGCAGAGCCATCAATTGGAGATGCTTTTCAATCTTGCGTTCAGCAAGGCGCACGCCGCGTTATTATCAGTCCTTTTTTCCTCTCTCCTGGAAGGCACTGGAGTCAG GATATTCCTTCCTTGAGTGCAGAGGCAGCAAAGCAACACCCTGGCGTGTCATACATTGTTACTGCACCCCTTGGACTCCATGAGCTACTTGTG GATGTTGTGAACGATAGGATCAATTATTGCTTAAAGCATGTAGCTGGAGATGCAGACGAGTGTTCAGTTTGTGCTGGAACTGGAAAATGCATACTCCACCAATGA
- the LOC123906622 gene encoding sirohydrochlorin ferrochelatase, chloroplastic isoform X1: protein MPVNSVSLCSNLFPSVVFLFLITVSFSASEIRTNQRRVPLKSLNSPSFSSKLRFLRKSTQNSSGVGPDDGVIIVDHGSRRKESNLMLNEFVEMFRHKTGYQIVEPAHMELAEPSIGDAFQSCVQQGARRVIISPFFLSPGRHWSQDIPSLSAEAAKQHPGVSYIVTAPLGLHELLVDVVNDRINYCLKHVAGDADECSVCAGTGKCILHQ, encoded by the exons ATGCCTGTGAATTCTGTCTCACTTTGTTCCAATCTCTTCCCAAG tgttgtttttttgtttttgattactGTTAGTTTTTCTGCAAGTGAAATCAGAACGAATCAAAGACGGGTACCCTTGAAATCATTAAATTCTCCCAGTTTTTCTTCAAAGCTTCGTTTTTTGCGGAAAAGCACTCAAAATTCCTCTGGAGTTGGTCCTGATGATGGAGTCATAATTGTGGATCATGGGTCACGTCGCAAAGAGTCCAATCTAATGCTTA atGAATTTGTGGAGATGTTTAGACACAAAACTGGGTACCAGATTGTGGAGCCTGCTCATATG GAACTAGCAGAGCCATCAATTGGAGATGCTTTTCAATCTTGCGTTCAGCAAGGCGCACGCCGCGTTATTATCAGTCCTTTTTTCCTCTCTCCTGGAAGGCACTGGAGTCAG GATATTCCTTCCTTGAGTGCAGAGGCAGCAAAGCAACACCCTGGCGTGTCATACATTGTTACTGCACCCCTTGGACTCCATGAGCTACTTGTG GATGTTGTGAACGATAGGATCAATTATTGCTTAAAGCATGTAGCTGGAGATGCAGACGAGTGTTCAGTTTGTGCTGGAACTGGAAAATGCATACTCCACCAATGA